One genomic window of Mus musculus strain C57BL/6J chromosome 4, GRCm38.p6 C57BL/6J includes the following:
- the Klhdc7a gene encoding kelch domain-containing protein 7A, which yields MLPTGEGAEGQDWHLDMQLPSKVVLSAAALLLVTAAYKLYKSRPAPVGQAGRNNKDHKAENETEALGQLAFQEAPPGTLPRGRRRRKASKGAGTSLDYSLVDPEDPCILDISRSEEATRKGSDESQGRQCPDSQQVPPPCGGQEAGTDVRGKPNPPHLPHSGCEPTSSSGRLIPGVGGSCVGDKLSPWPDSRPPEETGSGDLEAPNGWTDLTLVNGDMNQSWIFTHMTGVSRGEAGVLQAAADMGLATQQQEGATNASHTFSSVARIRMEENIIQKAEGPGLKGRVYDYFVESTSKADSRPVPCPAALADAPSPGPGPEPLVTGAASRDEAANTAGGGASEAASPQPVASPSAPGFSRKVSLLQIAENPELQLQPEGFRMPLPAHLDQRAQLSSACSHGEPHVQLVAGTNFFHIPLTPASALDVRLDLGNCYEMLTLAKRQGLETLKEAAYKVLSDNYLQVLRSPDIYGGLSGAERELILQRRFRGHKRLVVADMCPQDDSGRLCCYDNVQDAWHPLAQLPPEAMSRGCALCTLFNYLFVVSGCQEPGGQPSNRVFCYNPLTAIWSEVCPLNQARPHCRLVALEGHLYAIGGECLNTVERYDPRLDRWTFAPPLPNDTFALAHTATVCANEIFVTGGSLRYLLLRFSTQEQRWWAGPTGGSKDRTAEMVAVNGFLYRFDLNRSLGISVYRCSASTRLWYECATYRLPYPDAFQCAVVDDHIYCVGRRRMLCFLADHISPRFVSKELKGFPSARGTLLPAVLTLPVPDVPQTPV from the coding sequence ATGCTCCCCActggagaaggagcagagggccaggactggcaTTTGGACATGCAGCTGCCCAGCAAGGTGGTGCTGTCCGCAGCTGCGCTGCTCCTGGTAACTGCGGCTTACAAACTCTACAAGTCCAGACCTGCCCCAGTCGGGCAGGCAGGGAGAAACAACAAGGACCACAAAGCAGAAAATGAAACAGAGGCCTTGGGACAACTTGCCTTCCAGGAGGCTCCACCGGGGACCCTGCCAAGGGGTCGAAGACGCAGGAAGGCCAGCAAGGGGGCTGGGACCTCACTGGACTACAGCTTGGTGGATCCAGAAGACCCCTGCATCCTGGACATTTCCAGGTCTGAAGAGGCCACAAGAAAAGGCTCTGATGAAAGTCAGGGCAGGCAGTGTCCAGACTCTCAGCAGGTGCCTCCTccctgtggtggccaggaagccgGAACAGATGTTAGAGGTAAGCCcaaccctccccacctccctcatTCAGGCTGTGAACCTACGAGCTCCTCAGGCAGACTTATCCCAGGAGTGGGTGGCAGCTGTGTGGGTGACAAGCTCTCTCCATGGCCAGACAGCAGACCCCCAGAGGAAACAGGATCTGGGGACCTGGAAGCCCCCAACGGTTGGACTGATCTTACACTGGTCAATGGTGACATGAACCAGAGTTGGATCTTCACCCACATGACAGGGGTCAGCAGGGGAGAGGCCGGGGTCCTCCAGGCTGCTGCAGACATGGGCTTGGCCACGCAGCAGCAGGAAGGAGCCACCAACGCCTCCCATACTTTCTCATCTGTGGCCCGGATCCGGATGGAGGAGAATATTATACAAAAGGCAGAGGGACCAGGGCTGAAGGGCAGAGTATATGACTATTTCGTGGAGTCCACGTCGAAGGCTGACTCCAGGCCAGTCCCCTGCCCAGCAGCTCTGGCTGATGCTCCATCCCCTGGGCCTGGACCAGAGCCCCTTGTCACTGGAGCAGCCTCCAGAGACGAAGCCGCTAACACAGCCGGTGGTGGTGCATCTGAAGCAGCATCCCCACAGCCTGTGGCATCCCCATCTGCACCGGGCTTCAGCAGAAAGGTGAGCCTCCTGCAGATCGCTGAGAACCCAGAGCTCCAACTGCAGCCTGAAGGCTTCAGGATGCCCCTTCCTGCCCACCTGGACCAGAGAGCCCAACTCAGCTCAGCCTGCAGCCACGGGGAGCCCCACGTGCAGCTTGTAGCTGGGACCAATTTCTTCCACATCCCGCTCACCCCGGCTTCAGCTCTGGATGTCCGCCTGGACCTGGGCAACTGCTATGAGATGCTGACCTTGGCCAAGAGGCAGGGCCTAGAGACCCTGAAGGAGGCAGCCTACAAGGTATTGAGTGATAACTACCTTCAGGTCCTCCGCAGCCCAGACATCTATGGGGGCCTGAGCGGAGCAGAGCGGGAGCTGATTCTCCAGCGCAGGTTCCGTGGCCACAAGCGCCTGGTGGTGGCAGACATGTGTCCCCAGGATGATAGTGGCCGcctctgttgctatgacaatGTGCAGGATGCTTGGCaccctctggcccagctgccccCGGAAGCCATGTCCCGGGGTTGTGCACTCTGTACCCTATTCAATTATCTGTTTGTGGTGTCTGGCTGCCAGGAACCTGGGGGCCAACCCTCCAACCGCGTCTTCTGCTACAACCCCCTGACGGCAATCTGGAGTGAGGTGTGCCCACTGAACCAGGCTCGGCCTCACTGCCGGCTGGTGGCCCTGGAGGGGCACCTCTATGCCATTGGAGGTGAGTGTTTGAATACAGTGGAGCGTTATGACCCTCGCCTGGACCGCTGGACCTTTGCCCCGCCTCTCCCAAACGATACATTTGCCCTGGCACACACAGCCACGGTGTGCGCCAATGAGATCTTTGTCACCGGGGGCAGCCTGCGCTACTTGCTGCTCCGATTCTCGACCCAGGAACAGCGTTGGTGGGCCGGCCCCACCGGGGGCAGCAAGGACCGCACGGCCGAGATGGTGGCTGTGAATGGCTTTCTCTACCGTTTTGACCTCAACCGCAGCCTGGGCATCAGCGTGTACCGCTGCAGTGCCAGCACCCGGCTCTGGTATGAGTGTGCCACATACCGCTTACCTTACCCTGATGCCTTCCAGTGCGCCGTTGTGGATGATCATATCTATTGTGTGGGACGCAGGCGCATGCTCTGCTTCCTGGCGGACCACATCTCACCCAGGTTTGTGTCTAAGGAATTAAAGGGTTTCCCTTCTGCACGGGGCACCCTTCTGCCTGCCGTCTTGACCTTGCCTGTCCCGGATGTGCCTCAGACCCCTGTCTAG